A region from the Aeromicrobium choanae genome encodes:
- a CDS encoding CapA family protein codes for MRREPLPAIALALLVAASLAAWLTSTSDEGAAVRDTLFAEEADTLPRPEVTLAFAGDVHFEGRLARLVTQPGSTLGPLSAALREADLAIVNLESALTARGSRARKELETPSARYWFRTPPAALDVLARSGVDVVSLANNHAGDYGGVGVRDALRAGRRGPVRVVGVGRDADEAFRAQEFEVKGIAVAVLAADASTRESRDPIWAAGPTWGGIAAARVPRTDRLLAEVRAAAERADLVVVQLHWGAEGATCATEDQVTLAKSLADAGADVVAGSHSHTLLGSGLLGDTYVSYGLGNFHWYHGRNADTGVLRLRFRGDELVGEEWVPGLMPERGAPARALRGAAATAAQERWQAHRACTSLRPVGAEDTVEAGTELPPFEGSVEPIGAALASRMASSHDPAMCPVPLASLRYLRVTHVGFDGRAREGELAVHVDHANDLLTVFRELYEARWPIERMRLVSDYGGDDDASMAANNTSGFNCRRVLGQPNWSRHAFGDAVDLNPVQNPYVTDGQILPRAGAPFAGVDRSPGAETAPGVIHDGDVVVNAFERIGWTWGGRWPEPDFQHFAAPE; via the coding sequence GTGCGCCGTGAGCCGCTGCCCGCCATCGCGCTGGCGCTGCTCGTCGCGGCCTCGCTGGCGGCGTGGCTGACCTCCACGTCCGACGAGGGCGCGGCGGTGCGCGACACGCTCTTCGCGGAGGAGGCGGACACCCTCCCCCGGCCCGAGGTGACGCTGGCGTTCGCCGGCGACGTCCACTTCGAGGGTCGCCTCGCCCGGCTCGTCACCCAGCCCGGCAGCACGCTCGGTCCCCTGTCGGCCGCGCTCCGCGAGGCGGACCTGGCGATCGTCAACCTCGAGAGCGCGCTGACCGCCCGGGGCTCCCGCGCTCGCAAGGAGCTGGAGACCCCGTCGGCCCGCTACTGGTTCCGCACCCCTCCGGCGGCTCTCGACGTGCTCGCCCGGTCCGGCGTCGACGTCGTGTCGCTGGCGAACAACCACGCCGGCGACTACGGAGGGGTGGGCGTCCGCGATGCCCTGCGCGCCGGCCGACGCGGTCCCGTCCGGGTGGTCGGCGTCGGCCGGGACGCCGACGAGGCCTTCCGCGCGCAGGAGTTCGAGGTGAAGGGGATCGCCGTCGCCGTGCTCGCGGCGGACGCGTCCACCCGCGAGAGCCGCGACCCGATCTGGGCGGCCGGGCCGACGTGGGGCGGCATCGCCGCGGCGCGCGTGCCGCGCACCGACCGGCTGCTGGCCGAGGTCCGCGCCGCGGCCGAGCGTGCTGACCTGGTGGTGGTCCAGCTGCACTGGGGCGCCGAGGGCGCGACGTGCGCAACCGAGGACCAGGTGACGCTGGCGAAGTCACTGGCCGACGCCGGAGCCGACGTCGTCGCGGGCTCCCACTCGCACACGCTCCTCGGCAGCGGCCTCCTCGGCGACACCTACGTGAGCTACGGGCTCGGGAACTTCCACTGGTACCACGGCAGGAACGCCGACACGGGCGTCCTGAGACTGCGGTTCCGGGGCGACGAGCTGGTCGGCGAGGAGTGGGTGCCCGGGCTCATGCCGGAGCGGGGAGCGCCGGCCCGCGCGCTGCGGGGAGCGGCCGCGACCGCCGCGCAGGAGCGCTGGCAGGCACACCGCGCCTGCACGAGCCTCAGGCCCGTGGGCGCCGAGGACACCGTCGAGGCGGGCACGGAGCTGCCACCGTTCGAGGGCTCCGTCGAGCCGATCGGGGCCGCGCTCGCCAGCCGGATGGCGAGCAGCCACGACCCGGCCATGTGCCCGGTCCCGCTGGCCTCCCTGCGCTACCTGCGGGTCACGCACGTGGGCTTCGACGGCCGGGCACGCGAGGGCGAGCTGGCCGTGCACGTCGACCACGCGAACGACCTCCTCACGGTCTTCCGCGAGCTCTACGAAGCGCGGTGGCCCATCGAGCGGATGCGCCTCGTGAGCGACTACGGCGGTGACGACGACGCTTCGATGGCCGCCAACAACACGTCGGGCTTCAACTGCCGGCGCGTGCTGGGGCAGCCGAACTGGTCGCGTCATGCGTTCGGCGACGCCGTGGACCTCAACCCCGTGCAGAACCCGTACGTCACGGACGGCCAGATCCTGCCGCGCGCCGGGGCACCGTTCGCCGGCGTCGACCGCTCCCCCGGTGCCGAGACCGCGCCCGGCGTCATCCACGACGGCGACGTGGTCGTGAACGCGTTCGAGCGGATCGGCTGGACGTGGGGCGGGCGCTGGCCCGAGCCCGACTTCCAGCACTTCGCTGCACCCGAGTGA
- a CDS encoding TetR/AcrR family transcriptional regulator gives MPRPLIDLLWRESPHAPPPRRRGPRATHSTNDVVAHALALADQRGLTAVTIRAVAESLGLTTMSIYTHVNSRDDLLVLMADRAHAEMELSPFGRARWRTRVRRVAEANLELLRARPWLLDVDDPRTALGPGTVAKYDHELHAFDDTGLGDLDRDAALAFVLDFARATASRMAQASAAVDMAEEWERAAGPLATYLGPDLALAQRVGRAAGESMQGPFDAQRAWDWGLTRVIGGLAEITEGS, from the coding sequence ATGCCGAGACCCCTCATCGACCTGCTGTGGCGGGAGAGCCCGCACGCTCCCCCGCCGCGCCGGCGCGGGCCCCGTGCGACCCACTCGACGAACGACGTCGTCGCCCACGCGCTGGCCCTGGCCGACCAGCGCGGACTGACGGCGGTGACGATCCGGGCGGTCGCGGAGTCGCTCGGGCTGACGACGATGTCGATCTACACACACGTCAACAGCCGGGACGACCTCCTCGTGCTGATGGCCGACCGAGCCCACGCCGAGATGGAGCTCTCGCCGTTCGGGCGCGCGCGGTGGCGCACTCGCGTGCGACGCGTCGCCGAGGCGAACCTCGAGCTGCTGCGGGCTCGACCCTGGCTGCTGGACGTCGACGATCCGCGCACGGCACTGGGTCCCGGCACCGTCGCGAAGTACGACCACGAGCTGCATGCGTTCGACGACACCGGCCTCGGCGACCTCGACCGCGACGCGGCCCTCGCGTTCGTGCTGGACTTCGCCCGGGCGACGGCGTCCCGCATGGCGCAGGCGTCCGCCGCCGTGGACATGGCAGAGGAGTGGGAGCGGGCGGCCGGGCCGCTCGCCACCTACCTCGGTCCTGATCTCGCGCTGGCCCAGCGGGTCGGTCGTGCCGCCGGCGAGAGCATGCAGGGTCCCTTCGACGCACAGCGCGCGTGGGACTGGGGCCTGACCCGCGTGATCGGCGGCCTCGCGGAGATCACCGAAGGCTCCTGA
- a CDS encoding VOC family protein, protein MKITQTAVSLNVPDVPASADFARAHFGYTEAMSAEGFVSLQHPDAGSNLIFLATGLPTFKPAEAAGSAGDGLLLAFVVEGLDDEFRRIADAGARVVTAPETEPWGERYCQFADPNGIIWQLVEWVA, encoded by the coding sequence ATGAAGATCACCCAGACCGCCGTGTCGCTCAACGTCCCGGACGTCCCGGCGTCCGCGGACTTCGCCCGCGCCCACTTCGGCTACACCGAGGCGATGTCCGCCGAGGGCTTCGTCTCCCTCCAGCACCCCGACGCCGGGTCGAACCTGATCTTCCTCGCCACGGGCCTGCCCACGTTCAAGCCCGCGGAGGCGGCTGGCTCCGCGGGTGACGGGCTGCTCCTGGCCTTCGTCGTCGAGGGCCTCGACGACGAGTTCCGGCGCATCGCGGACGCCGGCGCGCGCGTGGTGACGGCGCCGGAGACCGAGCCGTGGGGCGAGCGCTACTGCCAGTTCGCCGACCCGAACGGGATCATCTGGCAGCTCGTCGAGTGGGTCGCCTGA
- a CDS encoding acyl-CoA dehydrogenase family protein, which translates to MDFTPDSTTREYVARLTAFMDEHVYPAEPVYRREMDESGDPNFHPPILESLKKVAKDQGLWNLFLPHGDRGAGLTNVQYAHLAEITGRSPEIAPEAINCNAPDTGNMEILTLFGTEEHQEKYLEPLLAGEMASAFCMTEPAVASSDATNVELAMVADGDEYVLNGRKWFASNALHANCEVFIVMGKTNVDAATHRQQSMMVVPKDTPGITIVRGLPVFGYLDREGHAEVLFEDVRVPKTALLAGEGDGFMIAQSRLGPGRIHHCMRSIGMAERALDLMIDRAQSRVTFGQPLAERANIQDWIAEARIEIEATRLLVLKTAWLMDTVGNKQARTEIAAIKVKAPEMALKIIDRAIQVHGGAGVTNDFPLATYYAHQRALRLADGPDEVHKRSIARLELRRRSSARA; encoded by the coding sequence ATGGACTTCACCCCCGACAGCACCACGCGCGAGTACGTCGCGCGACTCACCGCCTTCATGGACGAGCACGTCTACCCGGCCGAGCCGGTCTACCGCCGCGAGATGGACGAGTCCGGCGACCCGAACTTCCACCCGCCGATCCTCGAGTCCCTGAAGAAGGTCGCGAAGGACCAGGGTCTGTGGAACCTCTTCCTCCCGCACGGGGACCGAGGCGCCGGCCTGACCAACGTGCAGTACGCACACCTGGCCGAGATCACCGGTCGCAGTCCCGAGATCGCGCCCGAGGCGATCAACTGCAACGCCCCGGACACCGGGAACATGGAGATCCTGACCCTCTTCGGCACCGAGGAGCACCAGGAGAAGTACCTCGAGCCGCTGCTGGCCGGGGAGATGGCGTCGGCCTTCTGCATGACCGAGCCGGCCGTCGCCAGCTCCGACGCCACGAACGTCGAGCTCGCGATGGTGGCCGACGGCGACGAGTACGTCCTCAACGGCCGCAAGTGGTTCGCCTCGAACGCGCTGCACGCCAACTGCGAGGTGTTCATCGTCATGGGCAAGACCAACGTCGACGCGGCCACCCACCGCCAGCAGTCGATGATGGTCGTCCCGAAGGACACGCCGGGCATCACGATCGTGCGTGGCCTGCCGGTCTTCGGCTACCTCGACCGCGAGGGCCACGCCGAGGTCCTGTTCGAGGACGTTCGCGTCCCCAAGACCGCCCTGCTGGCCGGCGAGGGCGACGGCTTCATGATCGCCCAGTCCCGCCTCGGCCCGGGCCGGATCCACCACTGCATGCGCTCGATCGGCATGGCCGAGCGGGCGCTGGACCTGATGATCGACCGGGCACAGTCCCGCGTGACCTTCGGCCAGCCCCTCGCCGAGCGCGCGAACATCCAGGACTGGATCGCCGAGGCCCGCATCGAGATCGAGGCCACCCGGCTGCTCGTGCTGAAGACGGCGTGGCTGATGGACACCGTCGGCAACAAGCAGGCCCGCACCGAGATCGCCGCAATCAAGGTCAAGGCACCCGAGATGGCGCTCAAGATCATCGACCGGGCGATCCAGGTCCACGGTGGTGCCGGCGTGACGAACGACTTCCCGCTGGCGACCTACTACGCCCACCAGCGCGCCCTGCGTCTCGCCGACGGCCCCGACGAGGTCCACAAGCGCAGCATCGCGCGTCTGGAGCTGCGCCGCCGCTCCTCCGCCAGGGCCTGA
- a CDS encoding ABC transporter substrate-binding protein, with the protein MFRITAGRVTRSRSRHPRRTVVQATSAVVAMGLLLAACGSSGEAADGGNGEPVAMKIASSPSDVYLMDEFALNEKLFAKHDLKVDKFIYPQNGVQGSQLLASGAIDAMQQDTLLTMASFANGQKGKRPIIVGMRMPTVTYAIITREGFDGPGADAPFEEKMKALEGKTIGVTAIGAGADTELTLALEEAGVDKDSVTRLAVGQMPPMIAQLKAKRVDAVVSQTWASSRMLEAAAGGSIYVEYSDTASPEILSGQEVGPLVVREDFLKKNPKAVENYLALQTTIKDEMLARPDDAAAFLNKNTFDGKAADLSAAYVDDWSKNVITKADPEWRMSRDAFDRMAAIAVRIGLLKEGQVKYEDIVADFAQEN; encoded by the coding sequence ATGTTCCGCATCACCGCCGGAAGAGTCACCCGCAGCCGGTCCCGCCACCCCCGTCGCACGGTCGTCCAGGCCACGTCGGCAGTCGTCGCGATGGGCCTGCTGCTCGCCGCCTGCGGCTCGTCCGGCGAGGCCGCGGACGGAGGCAACGGCGAGCCCGTCGCGATGAAGATCGCCTCCTCGCCCAGCGACGTCTACCTCATGGACGAGTTCGCGCTCAACGAGAAGCTCTTCGCCAAGCACGACCTCAAGGTCGACAAGTTCATCTACCCGCAGAACGGCGTCCAGGGATCGCAGCTGCTGGCCTCCGGCGCGATCGACGCGATGCAGCAGGACACCCTGCTGACGATGGCCTCCTTCGCCAACGGCCAGAAGGGCAAGCGGCCGATCATCGTCGGCATGCGGATGCCCACCGTGACCTACGCGATCATCACGCGCGAGGGCTTCGACGGCCCGGGTGCCGACGCTCCGTTCGAGGAGAAGATGAAGGCCCTCGAGGGCAAGACGATCGGCGTCACCGCCATCGGAGCGGGAGCCGACACGGAGCTCACCCTCGCGCTCGAGGAGGCCGGCGTCGACAAGGACTCCGTCACCCGCCTCGCCGTCGGCCAGATGCCGCCGATGATCGCCCAGCTGAAGGCGAAGCGAGTCGACGCCGTCGTCAGCCAGACGTGGGCCTCGAGCCGCATGCTGGAAGCGGCGGCCGGCGGCTCGATCTACGTCGAGTACTCCGACACGGCCTCGCCCGAGATCCTCAGCGGCCAGGAGGTGGGACCGCTGGTCGTGCGTGAGGACTTCCTCAAGAAGAACCCGAAGGCCGTGGAGAACTACCTCGCCCTGCAGACGACGATCAAGGACGAGATGCTCGCGCGTCCCGACGACGCCGCCGCGTTCCTCAACAAGAACACGTTCGACGGGAAGGCCGCCGACCTGAGCGCCGCCTACGTGGACGACTGGTCGAAGAACGTCATCACCAAGGCCGACCCGGAGTGGCGCATGAGCCGCGACGCGTTCGACCGCATGGCGGCGATCGCGGTGCGCATCGGCCTGCTGAAGGAAGGCCAGGTCAAGTACGAGGACATCGTCGCGGACTTCGCGCAGGAGAACTGA
- a CDS encoding cytochrome P450 produces MTTGAMPTSPLPVFDEDPFSPEILEDPVPFHRRLLAAGPIAYLSHYDVHVVSRYDEVRTVLANWQELVSGNGVGLNEPWRTTGLLETDPPRHDAPREVLADVMSARAMRPMADECSRQAAALIDGLVAERAEDGHVAIDGYQDVGKVFPVNFFADAAGVCGRENLTAYADHVFNSGGPRNDLVKKGEARAPQLAEWANGACQRDALEPQGFGADIWAAADRGDILHEQAPLLTRSLLSAGVDTTVYGLSAVLYAFATHPDQWELLKSDPHLARVAFDEALRWESPVQMLFRKSAATVTLGGETLPEGRRVLICYGAANRDPRRWEDPDRFDLRRDPSGHLAFGMGIHQCVGQHVARLQAESLLNVLLERVDRIELAAPPTRQHNNTLRGWGSIPLRLHLS; encoded by the coding sequence ATGACCACTGGCGCCATGCCCACCTCTCCCCTTCCCGTCTTCGACGAGGATCCGTTCTCCCCCGAGATCCTGGAGGACCCCGTCCCCTTCCACCGGCGACTCCTCGCGGCCGGTCCCATCGCCTACCTGTCGCACTACGACGTGCACGTCGTGTCCCGCTACGACGAGGTGCGCACCGTGCTCGCCAACTGGCAGGAGCTGGTCTCGGGCAACGGCGTCGGACTCAACGAGCCGTGGCGCACGACCGGACTGCTGGAGACCGACCCGCCCCGGCACGACGCACCGCGTGAGGTCCTCGCCGACGTCATGTCGGCCCGCGCCATGCGCCCGATGGCCGATGAGTGCTCGCGGCAGGCCGCGGCGCTGATCGACGGCCTCGTCGCCGAGCGCGCCGAGGACGGTCACGTCGCGATCGACGGCTACCAGGACGTCGGCAAGGTCTTCCCCGTCAACTTCTTCGCCGACGCGGCCGGGGTCTGCGGCCGGGAGAACCTCACCGCCTACGCCGATCACGTCTTCAACTCCGGCGGACCGCGCAACGACCTGGTCAAGAAGGGCGAGGCCCGGGCCCCCCAGCTCGCCGAGTGGGCCAATGGCGCCTGCCAGCGCGACGCCCTGGAGCCGCAGGGCTTCGGCGCGGACATCTGGGCCGCGGCGGACCGCGGCGACATCCTGCACGAGCAGGCCCCGCTGCTCACCCGGTCGCTGTTGTCTGCCGGCGTGGACACCACCGTCTACGGACTCTCCGCGGTCCTCTACGCCTTCGCCACGCACCCGGACCAGTGGGAGCTGCTGAAGTCGGATCCGCACCTGGCCCGCGTCGCGTTCGACGAGGCCCTTCGCTGGGAGTCGCCCGTGCAGATGCTGTTCCGCAAGAGCGCGGCCACCGTCACCCTGGGCGGCGAGACGCTGCCCGAGGGCCGTCGCGTGCTGATCTGCTACGGCGCCGCCAACCGCGATCCGCGCCGGTGGGAGGACCCCGACCGCTTCGACCTGCGACGCGATCCGTCGGGCCACCTGGCCTTCGGGATGGGCATCCACCAGTGCGTCGGGCAGCACGTCGCCCGGCTCCAGGCCGAGTCGCTGCTGAACGTCCTCCTCGAGCGGGTCGACCGCATCGAACTGGCCGCGCCCCCGACGCGTCAGCACAACAACACGCTGCGCGGATGGGGCTCGATCCCCCTGCGCCTGCATCTGTCGTGA
- a CDS encoding PDR/VanB family oxidoreductase: protein MTTSTEASREDASHSNPDLLGKDSVRVARADFPAEGVVRLTLVDPARGRLPDWTPGSHIDVVVPQPDGSNAIRQYSLCGDRWDAYSYQIAVLREPVSRGGSIYLHDELAEGDLIRIGTPRNHFSLASAQRYEFIAGGIGITPIMTMIDAAERMGVDWRLLYGGRTRASMAFLDELAPYGDRVMARPQDEFGHLDLSEYAEPVEGTKIYSCGPEPLLAAIESATSAWPTGTVRFERFAAVEQAPPVRSGPFTVELARSGKTITVTPSESVLQAVAEAGSPVLASCSMGVCGTCEVGVLAGVPDHRDSLLSDAERAENDRMFVCVSRAVTERLVLDL, encoded by the coding sequence GTGACCACCTCCACCGAGGCGTCCCGTGAGGATGCTTCGCACTCGAATCCCGACCTGCTCGGCAAGGACTCCGTCCGGGTCGCCCGCGCGGACTTCCCCGCCGAGGGCGTCGTCCGGCTCACCCTGGTCGATCCCGCGCGCGGCCGGCTGCCCGACTGGACCCCCGGGTCCCACATCGATGTGGTCGTCCCTCAGCCCGACGGGTCCAACGCGATCCGCCAGTACTCCCTGTGCGGCGACCGCTGGGACGCGTACTCCTACCAGATCGCGGTCCTGCGTGAGCCCGTCTCACGCGGCGGTTCGATCTACCTGCACGACGAGCTCGCCGAGGGCGACCTGATCCGCATCGGCACGCCGCGCAATCACTTCTCGCTCGCCTCGGCCCAGCGCTACGAGTTCATCGCCGGAGGCATCGGCATCACGCCGATCATGACGATGATCGACGCCGCCGAGCGGATGGGCGTCGACTGGCGGCTGCTCTACGGCGGCCGGACCCGCGCCTCGATGGCCTTCCTGGATGAGCTCGCCCCGTACGGCGACCGCGTCATGGCCCGGCCCCAGGACGAGTTCGGACACCTGGACCTGTCGGAGTACGCCGAGCCCGTGGAGGGCACGAAGATCTACTCCTGCGGACCCGAGCCGCTGCTCGCCGCGATCGAGTCGGCCACCTCGGCGTGGCCCACGGGAACCGTCCGCTTCGAGCGGTTCGCCGCAGTCGAGCAGGCTCCCCCGGTGCGCTCGGGGCCCTTCACCGTGGAGCTGGCCCGGTCGGGCAAGACCATCACGGTCACTCCGAGCGAATCGGTGCTTCAGGCCGTGGCCGAGGCCGGCAGCCCGGTGCTGGCCTCGTGCTCCATGGGCGTCTGCGGGACCTGCGAGGTCGGCGTGCTCGCCGGCGTCCCCGACCACCGCGACTCCCTGCTCTCCGATGCCGAACGCGCCGAGAACGACCGCATGTTCGTGTGCGTCTCGCGCGCCGTGACCGAACGACTCGTGCTGGACCTCTAG
- a CDS encoding cysteine hydrolase family protein, producing the protein MNTDQLLLGLENKLRPEHTALLIVDMQNDFCSPGGFIDRSTAFDASSTDGIVGSIQRLREAAAARGVLTVHITSRFDEPSLNAPARERLVRKGMEPYCVPGTWGAQIIDALAPTPAERTLVKTAYDGFYGTGLDALLAESGIATVVVTGLATDNCVAATAKSAFYRGHYVVLPSDACTSGTPQQQSAALTIADHAFAEISDAGTVCEHWSAGSSS; encoded by the coding sequence GTGAACACCGACCAGCTGCTGCTGGGCCTGGAGAACAAGCTCCGCCCCGAGCACACCGCCCTGCTGATCGTGGACATGCAGAACGACTTCTGCAGCCCCGGCGGATTCATCGACCGGTCGACCGCCTTCGACGCCTCCTCCACCGATGGCATCGTGGGGAGCATCCAACGCCTGCGCGAGGCCGCTGCGGCCCGGGGTGTGCTGACGGTCCACATCACGTCCCGCTTCGACGAGCCCAGCCTCAACGCCCCGGCGCGCGAGCGTCTCGTGCGCAAGGGGATGGAGCCGTACTGCGTGCCCGGCACGTGGGGTGCCCAGATCATCGACGCGCTGGCCCCCACCCCGGCCGAGCGGACGCTGGTCAAGACGGCGTACGACGGGTTCTACGGCACGGGGCTCGACGCGCTGCTGGCCGAGTCCGGCATCGCGACGGTCGTCGTGACCGGCCTGGCCACCGACAACTGCGTGGCGGCCACGGCCAAGAGCGCGTTCTACCGCGGCCACTATGTGGTCCTGCCCTCCGATGCCTGCACGTCCGGAACACCTCAGCAGCAGAGCGCCGCGCTCACGATCGCCGACCATGCCTTCGCCGAGATCTCCGACGCCGGCACGGTGTGCGAGCACTGGTCCGCCGGGAGCTCCTCATGA
- a CDS encoding nuclear transport factor 2 family protein: MIGRGTAWRRRREARDRSEIWALQVRYAGACDRADLAAIEGCFTPTAQCTYNGDRLSPGRAGVTQYLRSRAALMAEAGTPDFAIHLVANVEVDFHRASAHAWTYGVRYVGRTTDAGQVLETRGLVYDDVLVRHEGAWMVQQRELRALWDTTQPAR; encoded by the coding sequence ATGATCGGCCGCGGCACCGCCTGGCGGCGTCGGCGAGAGGCACGCGACCGCTCCGAGATCTGGGCGCTCCAGGTGCGGTACGCGGGAGCCTGCGACCGCGCCGACCTGGCCGCGATCGAGGGCTGCTTCACCCCGACGGCTCAGTGCACCTACAACGGGGACCGGCTCTCCCCGGGTCGGGCCGGCGTCACCCAGTACCTCCGGTCGCGTGCCGCCCTGATGGCCGAGGCGGGCACGCCCGACTTCGCGATCCACCTGGTGGCGAACGTGGAGGTCGATTTCCACCGCGCGAGCGCCCACGCCTGGACTTATGGGGTCCGGTACGTCGGGCGGACGACGGACGCGGGACAGGTGCTGGAGACCCGGGGGCTCGTCTACGACGACGTCCTCGTGCGGCACGAGGGTGCGTGGATGGTCCAGCAGCGCGAGCTCCGGGCGCTGTGGGACACCACGCAGCCCGCGCGCTAG
- a CDS encoding GlcG/HbpS family heme-binding protein, translating into MTTLTLEHANLVTEGAMRHAADQGLRISVSICDPGGRLLAFQRMDGGHWAAGYGSQGKAVASAAFARPSGVVAELAHVPIMPAIAEAEGGHIIYCQGAVPIFVDGVHVGAVGVGGGSAQQDEDCAVAGVSHLALKGPATASIRRD; encoded by the coding sequence ATGACCACACTCACGCTCGAGCACGCGAACCTCGTCACCGAGGGCGCGATGCGCCACGCCGCCGACCAGGGCCTGCGGATCAGCGTCTCCATCTGCGATCCCGGCGGCCGGCTGCTCGCCTTCCAGCGCATGGACGGCGGCCACTGGGCCGCCGGCTACGGATCGCAGGGCAAGGCGGTCGCGTCAGCGGCCTTCGCCCGCCCGAGCGGCGTCGTCGCCGAACTGGCCCACGTGCCGATCATGCCGGCGATCGCCGAAGCCGAGGGCGGCCACATCATCTACTGCCAGGGAGCCGTGCCGATCTTCGTCGACGGCGTCCACGTCGGTGCCGTGGGCGTCGGCGGCGGCAGCGCCCAGCAGGACGAGGACTGCGCCGTCGCCGGCGTGAGCCACCTCGCGCTGAAGGGGCCGGCCACGGCCTCCATCCGCCGCGACTGA
- a CDS encoding biotin/lipoyl-binding carrier protein, which yields MPETIHADLAANVWKILVQAGDTVEEDATIAILESMKMEIPVLTESSGTIVAVHVAEGEMVSPGQAIADIETS from the coding sequence ATGCCCGAGACCATCCACGCCGACCTGGCCGCCAACGTCTGGAAGATCCTCGTCCAGGCCGGCGACACGGTCGAGGAGGACGCCACGATCGCGATCCTCGAGTCCATGAAGATGGAGATCCCCGTGCTGACGGAGTCCAGCGGCACCATCGTGGCCGTCCACGTCGCCGAGGGCGAGATGGTCTCGCCCGGCCAGGCCATCGCCGACATCGAGACGAGCTGA